A window from Heteronotia binoei isolate CCM8104 ecotype False Entrance Well chromosome 15, APGP_CSIRO_Hbin_v1, whole genome shotgun sequence encodes these proteins:
- the GJC1 gene encoding LOW QUALITY PROTEIN: gap junction gamma-1 protein (The sequence of the model RefSeq protein was modified relative to this genomic sequence to represent the inferred CDS: inserted 1 base in 1 codon; deleted 1 base in 1 codon), producing the protein MSWSFLTRLLEEIHNHSTFVGKIWLTVLIVFRIVLTAVGGESIYYDEQSKFVCNTEQPGCENVCYDAFAPLSHVRFWVFQIILVSTPSVMYLGYAIHKIARMVDHGELERKIRSKPFPMRWRQHRGLEEAEDDHEEDPMMYPEIELESERENKENPPPVKVKHDGRRRIREDGLMKIYILQLLSRTMFEIGFLVGQYFLFGFEVSPQFICSRKPCPHRIDCFISRPTEKTIFLLIMYGVSCLCLXLNVWEMLHLGFGTIRDTLNNKRKELEDSGTYNYPFTWNTPSAPPGYNIAVKPEQIQYTELSNAKMAYKQNKANIAQERQYGSNEENIPADLESLQREIKVAQERLDLAIQAYNNQNNPSCSKEKKAKACSNKSSGSSRSGEGKTSVWI; encoded by the exons ATGAGCTGGAGTTTCTTGACGCGGCTTCTAGAGGAGATCCACAACCACTCCACGTTCGTTGGGAAGATCTGGCTGACGGTGCTGATCGTCTTCCGCATTGTCCTCACAGCCGTGGGAGGGGAATCCATCTATTACGACGAACAAAGCAAGTTTGTGTGCAACACGGAACAGCCAGGTTGTGAG AACGTTTGCTATGATGCATTTGCCCCGCTCTCGCACGTGCGCTTCTGGGTCTTTCAGATCATCCTCGTCTCCACCCCCTCGGTGATGTACCTGGGCTATGCCATTCACAAAATTGCCCGGATGGTGGACCACGGGGAGCTAGAGAGGAAGATCCGAAGCAAGCCTTTCCCGATGCGCTGGAGGCAGCACCGGGGCTTAGAGGAGGCGGAAGatgaccacgaagaagatccaatgATGTACCCAGAGATTGAGCTGGAGAGCGAGCGGGAGAACAAGGAAAATCCACCACCTGTGAAAGTAAAGCATGATGGCCGGAGGCGGATTCGAGAGGACGGGCTCATGAAGATTTACATATTGCAACTCCTGAGCAGGACCATGTTTGAAATCGGCTTCCTTGTAGGCCAGTATTTCCTCTTTGGGTTTGAAGTCAGCCCGCAGTTCATTTGTAGCAGGAAACCATGTCCGCACAGAATAGATTGCTTCATTTCCAGGCCGACGGAGAAAACCATCTTCCTGCTCATCATGTATGGTGTGAGCTGTTTATGTT CTTTGAACGTCTGGGAAATGCTCCACTTGGGCTTTGGCACCATCCGAGACACACTGAACAATAAGCGGAAGGAGCTGGAGGACTCGGGGACCTACAATTATCCGTTCACTTGGAACACACCGTCTGCCCCTCCGGGCTACAACATTGCGGTGAAACCAGAGCAGATCCAGTATACGGAACTGTCAAACGCCAAAATGGCCTACAAGCAGAACAAGGCCAACATCGCACAAGAACGGCAGTACGGGAGCAACGAGGAGAACATTCCCGCTGACTTGGAGAGTCTCCAGCGAGAAATAAAAGTCGCTCAGGAACGCTTAGACCTCGCCATCCAGGCGTACAATAACCAGAACAATCCTTCCTGTTCCAAGGAGAAGAAGGCCAAAGCCTGCTCCAACAAGAGCAGCGGGAGCAGCCGGTCCGGGGAGGGGAAAACCTCCGTCTGGATTTGA